The nucleotide window GGGTAACGCCATCTTTATCGCCGGCAGTGCGTCCGGTGATGAAATAAATTTGGTCGCCACGGGCTTGGTGCATATTAATTAAATCTATGGCAATTTGTTTTGGAATGGAATATTGGTCACAACCGGCATTCACTTCATTCCAGAAATCCTGATTTTTTAAGTAATCATGCTTACCCGGAGAATATTTTTGTTGCCCATGGTAAAAACAAGGGCTACTGAATAGAACGGTATCGTCAATATCAAAACTTACATTAATCGGTGCTTTGCCTTCCAACTCTTTTTTCAGTTGCTCAACGGAAATCCAGTGGATTGGTTGTTCCACGAGCATTTCACGGGCATTGGTACCTTGATTGGTATAAGGTTCGGTTTTGGCCGCCATGGCGGGAATTGCTGCCACGGTTAAAAGGGCGACAAGAGAAAGTTTAACAAGATTTTTCATAGTGACTCCCGATGAGATTGTGAATATATCGGCGGCAATCCTACCTTTTTTGTTCTATTACGCAATTTCAAGCAATCGTTTGCTATACAAAATTATGATCGTGATCACATTTTTATTATGTAATTGGTGAATAAATAACCAATATTGTTTTTCTCCACGATAGCGCGCGTTTCCTAACGCGTGCCTGAAAATCAATTTCGTTTGATTCAGATTTTTACTATTTTCATGAATAACTTCAATTTGCTTATTTTTTAGATAGATAAAACTACGCGTCAGAAGGGGGGCTATCTGGGGAGCCGTTGGCAAAGCCAACGTTCAGAATCCTTTTGATTTTATGACCGCACTTTTTTGTCATTAGAAGAAAATGAAGAACTTAAACAGGTAATCACTTTATCGCCAAATATCACTTTTCCGGTAAACTTTATTCGTGAGCTTGCCTCGGGATTTTGCTAACTCTGAAACCACAATAGATTGTAATGGCACAAGCGAGGACGCTTGCGCTATCAGGGGGGAAAGAATGAAGGATTTGCTCTCTTGGTAGTCGTTCCTGCTGTTTGCCGGCATGCTGGCGGTAACGTATTCCACCCGCCTTATTGGTTTTTTCGCCTTGCGCAACCGTACCTTAAGCCGCCGCGCACAAATCGTGATGGAAGCTGCGCCGGGTTGCATGTTGATTTACGTCATCGCGCCTTATTTCGTGTCCAACAAACCGCACGAATTGATTGCCATTGCACTGACCGAGCTTGCCGGAAGCAGGTTTTCCATGTTGGTTACCGTGTTGATCGGCGTCGGCAGTTCTGGG belongs to Aggregatibacter sp. 2125159857 and includes:
- the aphA gene encoding acid phosphatase AphA, with translation MKNLVKLSLVALLTVAAIPAMAAKTEPYTNQGTNAREMLVEQPIHWISVEQLKKELEGKAPINVSFDIDDTVLFSSPCFYHGQQKYSPGKHDYLKNQDFWNEVNAGCDQYSIPKQIAIDLINMHQARGDQIYFITGRTAGDKDGVTPVLQKAFNIKDMHPVEFMGGRELSTKYNKTPGIIEHKVTIHYGDSDDDILAAKEAGVRGIRLMRAANSTYQPMPTLGGYGEEVLINSSY
- a CDS encoding AzlD family protein, with protein sequence MFAGMLAVTYSTRLIGFFALRNRTLSRRAQIVMEAAPGCMLIYVIAPYFVSNKPHELIAIALTELAGSRFSMLVTVLIGVGSSGL